In one Sulfitobacter sp. LCG007 genomic region, the following are encoded:
- a CDS encoding glycosyl transferase produces MRSDRPWRRKLVKHGYQLLAGRARAHGQDVWPFLKVAKPRGDVPGAIDWKGARAGALMPWAELVPAFAGKDVLICGSGPSVKLADVSRWKGPAVLLNGALSLAEKLAGPVIGAIEDERFIWRHHEMVAQAAGRVDLWLLSPSVLRALLSFDETWARNRRIFLIDDLAKPVNGARRSLQDADIAACFEGQDRPLVSLHPETGVVPAGTVAFSAAQIVLAAGASNIGFLGVDLTTANAPRFYEKDGAQAKSGIVGALGRILQHFAGFADVARRRGVLLRCHSSTSALLGLGIPYDKGLAA; encoded by the coding sequence ATGCGTTCCGACCGTCCCTGGCGGCGCAAGCTGGTCAAGCACGGCTATCAGTTGCTGGCCGGCCGAGCTCGCGCGCATGGGCAGGATGTCTGGCCCTTCCTGAAGGTCGCCAAGCCCCGGGGCGATGTCCCGGGCGCTATCGACTGGAAAGGCGCGCGCGCCGGCGCTTTGATGCCCTGGGCGGAGCTGGTTCCGGCATTTGCGGGCAAAGATGTGCTGATTTGCGGTTCAGGCCCCTCGGTCAAGCTGGCCGATGTGAGCCGCTGGAAGGGCCCGGCGGTCCTGCTCAACGGCGCGCTGAGCCTCGCGGAAAAGCTCGCAGGGCCGGTGATCGGTGCGATCGAGGACGAGCGTTTCATCTGGCGCCACCATGAGATGGTCGCCCAGGCGGCAGGTCGCGTGGATCTCTGGCTGCTTTCGCCGTCGGTGCTGCGGGCGCTGCTGAGCTTCGATGAAACCTGGGCGCGCAATCGGCGGATATTCCTGATCGACGATCTGGCAAAGCCGGTGAACGGCGCACGGCGTTCGCTTCAGGATGCGGATATTGCGGCCTGTTTCGAAGGGCAGGACCGACCGCTTGTGTCGCTGCATCCCGAAACCGGGGTGGTACCGGCAGGCACCGTCGCCTTCTCCGCCGCCCAGATCGTGCTCGCGGCTGGGGCGTCGAATATCGGCTTTCTCGGTGTCGACTTGACCACGGCCAACGCCCCGCGGTTTTACGAGAAAGATGGCGCGCAGGCCAAATCGGGGATCGTCGGCGCTTTGGGCCGCATCCTTCAGCATTTCGCGGGCTTCGCCGATGTCGCCCGGAGGCGCGGCGTGTTGCTGCGCTGCCATTCGTCCACGTCCGCGCTGCTGGGTCTCGGCATTCCATATGACAAGGGGCTGGCGGCGTGA
- a CDS encoding capsular biosynthesis protein, protein MSLPYRRPAFLSNGETFCDTAMRALLCDGKAPQPVSVGALSPRIGQRALLDAHANGKGGGLKLIVAAARHAGFAQLLEREGVDLLYVWRGLRGRDELGAMAARAAGIPRIYFEGGPMPGWVQIDMAGVNARSSIPREPAFFRLWREKGPQPRIDWRSLRDTLTVRPPRRNLVAQERRDDWSDEGPFLFCPFQMNAPRDPLPDGGWAADAGELMAALAAASEVLPEGWHLRAKPHPNARGTLEPLLAQHPGARVVIDKDTNSLDQLAASRGVITVNSAMGLEAFFHDKPVIVLGESYYSGLGRTEIARSEAELVALLKYPEALGFDREARDDLMNFLFNDYFVRDEDLKEHRFDVARLVDRHARHQALLTEARREAFDA, encoded by the coding sequence GTGAGCCTTCCCTATCGCCGCCCTGCCTTTCTTTCGAACGGAGAGACTTTCTGCGACACGGCGATGCGCGCCCTGCTTTGCGACGGCAAGGCGCCGCAGCCGGTCAGCGTCGGCGCGCTGTCGCCCCGGATCGGGCAGCGCGCGCTGCTTGACGCCCATGCCAACGGCAAGGGCGGCGGGCTGAAACTGATCGTGGCTGCCGCGCGTCATGCAGGCTTTGCGCAGCTGCTGGAACGCGAGGGCGTCGACCTTCTCTACGTATGGCGCGGCCTGCGGGGGCGTGACGAGCTGGGCGCGATGGCGGCGCGCGCGGCGGGAATCCCGCGCATCTATTTCGAGGGCGGGCCCATGCCGGGCTGGGTGCAGATCGACATGGCGGGCGTCAACGCGCGCAGTTCCATCCCGCGCGAGCCCGCCTTCTTCCGGCTCTGGCGCGAGAAAGGTCCGCAGCCGCGCATCGACTGGCGCTCGCTGCGCGATACGCTCACCGTGCGTCCGCCCCGCCGCAATCTGGTTGCTCAGGAACGCCGCGATGACTGGTCGGACGAGGGACCGTTCCTGTTCTGCCCGTTCCAGATGAACGCGCCGCGCGATCCGCTGCCCGATGGTGGCTGGGCGGCGGATGCGGGTGAGCTGATGGCGGCGCTGGCCGCGGCGAGCGAGGTGCTGCCCGAGGGCTGGCATCTGCGGGCCAAACCGCATCCCAATGCGCGCGGTACGCTCGAACCGCTTCTTGCGCAGCACCCGGGCGCGCGGGTCGTCATCGACAAGGACACGAATTCGCTCGACCAGCTTGCCGCCTCACGCGGAGTGATCACCGTGAATTCCGCGATGGGGCTCGAGGCGTTCTTCCACGACAAGCCGGTGATCGTGCTCGGGGAAAGCTATTACAGCGGGCTTGGGCGGACCGAAATCGCGCGCAGTGAAGCCGAGCTGGTGGCACTGCTGAAATATCCCGAGGCGCTGGGATTCGACCGGGAGGCGCGCGACGATCTGATGAACTTCCTCTTCAACGACTATTTCGTGCGCGACGAGGACCTGAAGGAGCATCGCTTCGACGTCGCGCGGCTGGTCGACCGGCACGCGCGTCATCAGGCGCTTCTCACCGAGGCGCGGAGGGAAGCGTTCGATGCCTGA
- a CDS encoding glycosyltransferase family 8 protein: protein MPDPTRVVFLTDAGFLRPTLVALASLLDSATSPVEVHFTSWRLSERDRDAARRVAEHWPGHSLRVHQLDEDWLRDAQSPKTTIPPNALGKLFLPRLVPDRFVYIDGDILVRRDLSPLMMLDLGDNLLGGVPDYVVSRWAAEGRQDRIDGLRPVMGDVPAARYVNSGVLVFDSPRIRSDAALRAEMEDLSAARGFKTVDQDRINQIFAGRIAVLDPAWNASWGRVGPHRAWMEKSGIEPMARPQGGAAIVHFHGPAKPWHRPGLKTLSKGARAVVEYRLFLRRFRKLFPDLVP, encoded by the coding sequence ATGCCTGATCCGACACGCGTCGTGTTCCTGACCGATGCGGGGTTCCTGCGGCCGACGCTTGTCGCGCTCGCCTCGCTGCTCGATAGTGCCACCTCCCCGGTTGAGGTGCATTTCACCAGCTGGCGGCTTTCCGAGCGGGACCGGGACGCCGCCCGGCGCGTCGCGGAGCATTGGCCAGGTCACAGCCTCAGGGTTCACCAGCTCGACGAGGACTGGCTCAGGGACGCGCAATCGCCGAAAACCACCATTCCGCCCAACGCGCTGGGCAAGCTTTTCCTGCCGCGCCTCGTGCCCGACCGCTTTGTCTACATCGACGGCGACATCCTCGTGCGCCGGGACCTGTCCCCTCTCATGATGTTGGACCTGGGCGACAACCTGCTGGGCGGGGTGCCGGACTATGTGGTCTCGCGCTGGGCTGCGGAGGGACGGCAGGACCGCATCGACGGTCTGCGCCCTGTGATGGGGGATGTCCCCGCGGCGCGCTACGTCAATTCGGGTGTGCTGGTGTTCGACAGCCCCCGCATCCGTTCCGATGCCGCGCTGAGGGCCGAGATGGAGGACCTGAGCGCTGCGCGCGGCTTTAAGACGGTGGATCAGGACCGCATCAACCAGATCTTCGCAGGGCGCATCGCGGTGCTCGATCCGGCGTGGAACGCGAGCTGGGGCAGGGTAGGGCCGCATCGGGCCTGGATGGAGAAATCGGGCATCGAGCCGATGGCGCGCCCGCAAGGTGGTGCGGCGATCGTGCATTTCCACGGGCCCGCCAAGCCTTGGCACAGGCCTGGCCTCAAGACGCTCAGCAAGGGCGCGCGTGCAGTGGTCGAGTACCGGCTTTTCCTGCGCCGCTTCCGCAAGCTCTTTCCCGACCTCGTGCCCTGA
- a CDS encoding Lrp/AsnC family transcriptional regulator — protein sequence MEFSDPERRLLREIQRDSSLSLAQLTERCGMAQSTVWRRLQDFEASGLIRARVALLDPARAGCKLTVLAAISLADHAEATVAGFARLIDGHPEIVECLATSGGADYQLKIRVADVEAYERFMSQVLLRSSNVREVHSSFVLKELKSTTEVPI from the coding sequence ATGGAATTTTCTGATCCCGAACGACGCCTTCTGCGGGAAATCCAGCGAGACTCCTCGCTATCGCTGGCCCAGCTCACCGAACGCTGCGGAATGGCACAGAGCACGGTCTGGCGCAGGCTGCAGGATTTCGAGGCTTCCGGGTTGATCCGGGCGCGCGTGGCGCTGCTCGATCCGGCGCGGGCGGGCTGCAAGCTGACGGTGCTGGCGGCGATCTCTCTTGCCGATCACGCGGAAGCGACCGTCGCGGGCTTTGCGCGGCTGATCGACGGACATCCGGAAATCGTCGAATGCCTCGCGACCTCCGGGGGGGCGGATTATCAGCTCAAGATCCGGGTGGCCGACGTCGAAGCCTACGAACGTTTCATGTCGCAGGTGCTGCTGCGCAGTTCCAATGTCCGCGAGGTGCATTCCAGCTTCGTGCTGAAAGAGCTGAAGTCGACGACCGAGGTCCCGATCTGA